In a genomic window of Gossypium arboreum isolate Shixiya-1 chromosome 9, ASM2569848v2, whole genome shotgun sequence:
- the LOC108450644 gene encoding protein NUCLEAR FUSION DEFECTIVE 4-like — MVADHFSGSGCGWRDIKTFGLKLILGRWFMVFASLLIMSVSGATYIFGLYSNVIKTSLGYDQTTLNLLSFSKDLGGNVGILSGLINEVTPPWVILLIGAVMNFFGYFMIWLAVTGRTAKPHVWQMCVYFCLGANSQAFANTGALVTCVKNFPESRGSVLGLLKSYVGLSGAILTQLYHAFYGDNPKALILLITWLPAAVSFVFLRTIRIIKIVRRQTNELRVFYNILFISLGLAVFLMALIIVQNRLSFHRIEYVGSASIVSILLFFPLAVVIREDFKIWKTEKQASNDVFQVKVVTENPPAPAVELATPPQTVTSAGGDPKPAEKHDGCLENIFKPPDRGEDYTILQALFSIDMLIIFIATTCGVGGTLTAIDNLGQIGNSLGYPSHSITTFVSLVSIWNYLGRAVAGFASEYLLTKYKIPRPLLFTFVILLSCVGHVLIAFAVPNSLYFASIIIGFCFGAQWPLMYAIISEIFGLKYYSTLYNFGSVASPVGSYILNVKVAGHLYDQEALKQMKALGRTRNHGEDLTCNGGQCYRKAFLIIIATTLFGFLVSGILVIRTRSFYKSDIYKKFREEAQVAETDMGSSSTSKQTHFMSTTAASTTSPD; from the coding sequence ATGGTGGCCGATCATTTCAGCGGCAGCGGTTGTGGGTGGCGAGATATAAAGACATTCGGGTTGAAACTGATTCTGGGACGGTGGTTCATGGTGTTTGCTTCACTGCTTATCATGTCGGTATCTGGCGCAACGTATATCTTCGGTCTATACTCCAATGTTATTAAAACATCTTTGGGCTATGATCAAACAACCCTCAATCTTTTAAGCTTTTCCAAGGACTTGGGTGGCAACGTTGGGATCCTATCGGGGCTCATCAATGAGGTAACGCCGCCGTGGGTGATTCTCTTGATTGGGGCCGTCATGAATTTCTTTGGATATTTCATGATATGGCTCGCCGTCACCGGCCGCACCGCTAAGCCCCATGTGTGGCAAATGTGCGTTTATTTCTGCTTAGGTGCCAATTCCCAGGCCTTTGCCAATACTGGGGCTCTGGTCACTTGTGTCAAGAACTTCCCTGAAAGCAGGGGAAGTGTTTTAGGCCTTTTGAAATCTTATGTAGGTCTAAGTGGTGCAATATTGACGCAGTTATACCATGCTTTCTATGGGGACAACCCAAAGGCTCTTATCTTGCTGATAACTTGGCTCCCTGCTGCTGTTTCGTTTGTGTTTCTTCGGACGATTCGAATCATAAAGATCGTTCGAAGGCAAACAAACGAGCTTAGAGttttttataacattttattcATTTCTCTTGGACTTGCTGTTTTCCTTATGGCTTTAATTATCGTACAAAACAGGTTAAGTTTCCATAGGATCGAATATGTCGGAAGTGCTTCCATTGTTTCTATATTGCTGTTTTTCCCACTTGCGGTCGTTATCAGAGAGGACTTCAAGATTTGGAAAACAGAGAAACAAGCTTCGAATGATGTTTTCCAGGTGAAAGTAGTGACGGAAAATCCACCGGCGCCGGCCGTTGAGTTAGCAACACCACCGCAAACGGTGACATCTGCAGGCGGAGATCCTAAACCCGCGGAAAAACACGACGGTTGCTTGGAAAACATTTTCAAGCCTCCAGACAGGGGTGAAGACTACACCATACTGCAAGCACTTTTCAGCATCGACATGTTGATTATCTTCATAGCCACCACATGCGGTGTCGGAGGAACGTTGACGGCGATCGACAACTTGGGTCAGATCGGCAACTCGTTAGGCTACCCGAGTCATAGTATAACCACTTTCGTTTCGCTCGTAAGCATATGGAACTACCTGGGGCGAGCGGTCGCAGGTTTCGCTTCCGAATACTTGTTGACGAAATACAAGATACCAAGGCCATTGTTGTTCACTTTCGTGATTCTCTTGTCTTGTGTCGGACATGTTTTAATCGCTTTTGCAGTCCCAAACTCTCTTTACTTTGCTTCAATCATTATCGGATTCTGTTTCGGAGCACAATGGCCGTTAATGTACGCCATCATCTCCGAAATTTTCGGCCTTAAATACTACTCCACGTTGTACAACTTCGGTTCCGTGGCTAGTCCCGTCGGTTCTTACATTCTGAACGTTAAAGTGGCCGGACATTTATACGACCAAGAGGCTTTGAAACAAATGAAAGCTTTGGGTCGTACGAGGAATCACGGGGAGGACTTGACTTGCAATGGAGGGCAGTGTTACAGAAAGGCTTTTCTTATAATTATAGCCACCACATTGTTTGGATTCCTTGTTTCtggtattttggtcattaggaCCAGAAGCTTTTACAAAAGTGACATTTACAAGAAATTCAGGGAAGAAGCTCAGGTTGCCGAAACAGACATGGGTTCAAGTTCAACTTCAAAACAAACTCACTTCATGTCTACTACAGCTGCTTCAACTACCTCACCCGACTGA